The Neosynechococcus sphagnicola sy1 DNA window ACACACAGGGGATTGCCTGGTCGCTTGGTATCTTCTGCCAGATAGGTTTGTCCAAACCCCCCTGCCCCTAGAACTTTTTTTATCCGATAGCGCCCGCTCAACAGGGTGTTGAGGCTGTCGGCAATCGGGGTGGTCTCGGGCACGGCATCACTCTGCGCCTCTCGACTTTCCTTGAGCATGGCCTGTAAGAGCGCGATCGCCTTATCCTGTTCCTGGGACTGCTCCGCAATTTGTTTTTGCGATATCTGGGCTTTATAGGCGGCATAGGTGACCAAGCTGCCTGCGGTGCCAACAAGGGCGATCGCGGGAGGAATTACTGGTACCCAGCCTGCCTTGAGAAAGATCACATAGCAGCCCCCTGCCAGACTCCCCAGAGCCACTGCCGTCAACGCCCCCAGTTGCAGGGGATGGCGCACCCACCAAGCCAAGGTTCCCCCCACCAGTGCCCACCCTAAAATCCACAATCCCTCTCCCCACTTGGGCCAGTACCAGAACAGAGAACGGCCATCCAGAACCGCACTGAGAATCTGGCTGGTCATTTGGGCATGGAGCACCACCCCCGGCATGAAGATATCCTCCTGCTGCCCAGCACTGTAGGGGGTAAGAAAAGTGTCTTTTACACTCAACGCCGAGACCCCTAAGAGCACCAATTTATCCTTCACCCAGTCAGGGCGAAACTGGCCCTGCAAGACATCAGTGAGGCTGATCATCCGGGCAACCTGTTGAGGAGAACGATACCGCAACAAGATCTGATGGCCTTGGGCATCGATACGCCGATATCCACCGTCATTTTCGTGGAGGGGTCTAAAAACAGCGGATCCCAGTTGTAGATAATTTTGTGGTGTCAGCTGGGGTTCGATGCCCTGAGCCACTAAATAACTCAGTGCCAGTTGCAAACCCAGAGAATTAGTGGTAGTACACTTCCCCCGTTGTTCGGTCATCGAGATTAAATTACGGCGCACCACATTATCGGGGTCAATCACAATATCGCTAAAACCTACCGCCTCCATGGGAACTCCGGGAGGCGGTGCCACTCCCTGCACCGATTTTGTCCGCACCTTGCAGACGGGCACAATGACATCGCTGGTCTGAAACCGGGTGGCTAATTCGCGATGTCCCGGCTCGACAGGTAAATCTCGGTATAAATCCAGGCCAATCGCCAAGGGTTGAGCCTGTTCAAGCTTTCCCAGGGCTTGGTTCAAGGCTTGGTCTGAAATCGGCCACTTCTTTTGCCGTTGAATATCTTCTTCCGTAATTGTAACCACCAACAAACGGGGGTCTGGTGCTTCCTCGGGCTGGAGGCGAACAAACGCATCAAAGGTGACCAGCTCTACTCCCTGCAAGACGCCGAGATAGCGCAGACCCACCACCAGTAGCGTCATGATCCCACTGGTCAGCAACATCGGCATTCCCGATCGCAAGAGGGGCAAAAGCTTTAACAGCCAAGCTTTTTGAGGTTCATGCTTACCGATTTGAGTCTCAGTATCCTGCTTGATCGTGGCCTTGGTCTCCCGCCGAGTCATCTCCTGCCTCCACCGCTGACTTGCCTAGAAACTGTTGATTCCCATAGAGAAACTGGGGATGCCAAAACCACAATGAACCCTGCCCACCCAAATGGATCACCGAAGTTCATCCCCAAGGCAACCACGCAAGTTAAACCGAGAGAGCTACCCAGAATGGCACTATTGAAGGGCGCAACAGGAGATTAAAGGTTCCGCAGTAATTTTGTCTAGCTTGACTGAATTCAATAAATCTGTCCAGTCAGCCGCTAGAATCGGGTCATTGGGCCGGGTACGGCGTAAATCAGCGAGGGCTGTCAAAGCTTCGTACCAGATCCCCGCCTCTGCATACACCGCTGGGCGTTCATCAGGCTTGGCCTTCAATAAGTTGCTATTCAGTCCCGGACTCGGTTCAATCCGTTGAATCCAGCCTTCCACGGAGACATTGGCAGAGGGTTCATCAGCATCGCAGACCACGGTGAAATACCAGTGATACTGCTTGCCAACTTCTAAGGGGGACAGGACACCCGTATCTGGCAAGGTAAAACTTACAATGCCATTGGTACCTTTCAAGGGCATCATGGTTTTGTAAATTTCTTTGTAGTTCTGATCTTGCAAAATAAATTCAGCGGTAGTTGCGGTGGTGGTGGGCACATAAATAAACAGTGTTGGGAAGCCCACTGTGGTGTATCCCAAGTTTGTGGTCGGCATCAGGGCGGTCAGTTTCTTCCCCGGTGAGGGATCAACCGAAGCTGAAACTGGAGAACAGCCACCACGAGCCGCCCCACCTTCTCGGCTTCCGGGAGCACCTCGGTCTGGGAGGCGAAAGACCACCCGACGACTTCTGAGGGCCAGGTTCGTTGAGGACGGGGTGACAGACAGGTGGGTTGCACCAAGAGATGCCCCCGGATTAGCCTCAGCTGGGTAGGTCTCGACAACAGACAAGGAGGTAAAGCAGGTCAGTGCCAGGATTGTGGTGAAAGACTTTAAATAGGAGGGAGCTTGAGAACTTCGACACTTCATCTCTGGTATCCTCTTGACGGGAGAGCAGCAATCTTTCAAAGCCATACTAGCCTCAACAATTCGTGTTAGGGGCGAGTATTACTTACAAGTTAAATAACTAAAATTACGCAATAAACGGGAGAATGATAACTAACGGGACGCGGGAGTTTACCGAGTCTTAACCTGCCTAAATCTATCGAATTTTGGCCGTTGCTACCTCGCCAAGACACCCCACAACTCAGTACTGAAAACCTTGGCACCGGTTGGCAGGGGAGTCTCGATCTGCGCTTTGGCCGTAAAGGCAATGAGACGCAGCTGATCCATGCCTATACCCAGGCTCCCCTGAAAATTCAGCGTCCCTTTTATCCGGAAGGAACTGACGTTTGCCATGGTGTGCTTTTACATACAGCGGGGGGGATGGTAGGGGGCGATCGCCTGTCCATGACCCTCCAGCTAGAACCCCAGGCCCATGCCTTGATCACAACTGTAGCAGCCAACAAGATTTATCGCAGCAATGGATTAGCTGCCCAGCAAGTTCTTCAGATCCAGGTTGCAGAAGGGGCTTGCCTGGAGTGGCTCCCCCAGGAAACGATTGTCTTCAGTGGGGCAGATTTTCGTCAACAGGCTCGCATTGAACTTGCACCCCAGGCCACCTGGATTGGCTGGGAAATTACCCGTTTGGGGCGGACTGCCAGCGGTGAGCAGTTTACCCAGGGAACCTGGCAGAATTGCACCGAAGTCTGGCAACAGGGGCGACCCCTTTGGATCGACCCCCAGCGCCTTGCAGGGGGGGTAACCGCTGTTGAGGGTCGAGAATGGATTGGCGGGATGTTCTGTAGTTGGCAGCATGGCGATGGTTGGGCAAATGGTGTCCCCAGCGTTGGTTGCCCAAGCTCGCGACCTCTGGCAGCATCACGACCCATCCCAAGGGGAAATCGGGGTGACTCGTCTGCTAACGGGGATGCTGTGTCGATATCGGGGAGCTTCAACCTTGGAAGCCAAGACATGGTTTGTGGCGGTGTGGGATCTGCTACGATGCGCTCTTTGGGGACGACGTGCCTGCCGCCCTAGAGTTTGGCCGCTCTGAACTGTGGATTCCCTTGGTATTTCCGGCCTGGATGCTGTCGGTAAACGGTTGTTGATACTGCCAAGGTGGTGTATGTTCATGGACGATGCGCTCAAAGTCTGGGCTAGAAGCAGCCAGGAGCGATGAATCTACACAGGAGTAAGCATGCAACTTACACCCCAGGAAAAAGACAAGCTACTGATATTTACCGCTGCCCTCCTCGCTGAACGCCGGAAAGCCAAAGGATTAAAGCTCAACTATCCCGAGGCGATCGCCTATATTACGGCGGCAATTTTAGAAGGTGCCCGAGAAGGGCAAACGGTTGCCGAACTGATGACCTATGGCACCACGCTCTTAACCCGTGAAGATGTCATGGTCGGGATTCCAGAAATGATTCACGAGGTACAAGTCGAGGGAACTTTCCCCGATGGTACGAAGTTGGTAACGGTTCATGCCCCCATTCGTTAACCGTGGGTCTAAGGCTAGGAGGTTCGCTCCGCAGGTATTGTTGATTTTTTAGCGGTGAGGTGCTGCCATGATTCCAGGGGAACTGATGGTTGAAGCGGGAGAAATTGAACTGAATGCAGGTAGGCCAACGGTTCAACTCTCGGTGGCTAATACGGGCGATCGCCCGATTCAGGTGGGGTCTCACTTCCACTTTTATGAGGTCAACAACGCCCTGATCTTTGACCGTGAAGCTGCCCGAGGAATGCGACTTGACATTCCCGCAGGAACCGCCGTGCGCTTTGAACCTGGAGATCAGCGAGACGTTACATTAGTGGGTCTCGTCGGTAGTCGCCAAGTCTATGGCTTCAATGGCAAGATCAACGGTTTTTTATGACCCGCAAGAATAGCGTCGGTGAATTCGCACGGTACCTTGACGATAGTGGCAGTCCAAAACCTGATCCAAATGATGCGGCTTCCTCCTTCGCATTCTTCCTTCGCAATGGGTGGTGTCCTCAAGTTATCTACTAATAAAAATCAATATTGCAGGAGCAAGCATGAGTTACAGAATGGATCGCCGCGCCTATGCAGAGACCTTTGGCCCGACGGTGGGCGATCGCCTGCGCTTAGCCGACACAGAGTTAATCATCGAAGTGGAACAGGATTTCACCACCTATGGGGATGAAGTCAAATTTGGCGGTGGCAAGGTGATCCGGGATGGCATGGGACAGTCCCCCATTGCCAATGGAGAAGGGGCGGTGGATTTGGTGATCACCAATGCCCTGATTCTGGATTGGTGGGGCATTGTCAAAGCCGATGTCGGCATTAAAGCAGGGCGGATCGTGAAGATTGGCAAGGCTGGCAATCCCTATATTCAAGACAAGATTGATATTGTCATTGGCCCCGGCACCGAAGCCCTGGCCGGGGAAGGCATGATCCTCACCGCAGGGGGCATCGATAGCCATATTCACTTTATCTGCCCCCAACAAATTGAGGTTGCAATCGCCTCGGGGGTTACCACCCTGATTGGCGGCGGCACTGGCCCTGCCACGGGCACCAATGCGACGACCTGTACGCCAGGGCCTTGGAACCTTTACCGGATGCTACAAGCTGCCGAAGCCTTTCCGGTGAACTTAGGATTTCTGGGCAAGGGCAACAGTGGTCAACCCCAGGGTCTCAATGAACAGATCGAGGCGGGGGCCATAGGTCTGAAGCTCCACGAAGACTGGGGTACGACTCCAGCCGCCATTGACACCTGCTTAGGGGTTGCCGATGCCTATGATGTCCAGGTCGCGATTCACACGGACACCTTAAATGAAGCAGGGTTTGTCGAAGATACCATTGCTGCCTTTAAGGGCCGCACCATCCATGCCTATCACACGGAAGGGGCGGGGGGGGTCCATGCTCCAGACATCATTAAAGTCTGTGGTCAGTCCCATGTGTTGCCCTCCTCCACCAATCCCACCCGTCCCTACACCCGTAATACCCTCGACGAGCACCTGGATATGCTGATGGTGTGTCATCATCTTGATCCATCCATTGCTGAAGATGTGGCCTTTGCAGAGTCGCGGATTCGTCGGGAAACCATTGCAGCGGAAGATATTCTCCATGACTTGGGAGCCTTTAGTATGATTGCCTCCGACTCCCAGGCCATGGGACGGGTGGGGGAGGTGATTATTCGTACCTGGCAAACGGGTCACAAAATGAAGGTGCAGCGGGGAGCCTTGGCTCCAGATAGTAGCCGCAATGATAATTTCCGCGCCAAGCGTTACATTGCCAAGTACACGATTAATCCAGCAATCACCCATGGGATTGCCCAACACGTTGGCTCTGTGGAAGTGGGAAAACTGGCCGATCTTTGTCTCTGGCGTCCGGCTTTCTTTGGCGTTAAACCCGAGGTGGTGCTCAAGGGAGGGCTGATTGCCTGGTCCCAAATGGGGGATGCCAATGCCAGTATTCCAACCCCCCAACCGGTTCACATGCGCCCGATGTTTGGCAGCTTTGGGGGGGGCGATCGCCGCCACATCCCTGACCTTTGTTTCCCAGGCTGCCCTGTCGCGGGGGATTCCTGAGCAGTTAGGATTGCAGAAACTTGCCGTAGCGGTCTCGGGAACGCGGCAGATTAGCAAACGAGAGATGAAGCTGAACACGGCGCTACCCCAGATGGAGGTCGATGCTGAGACCTATGAAGTCAGAGCTGATGGCGAACTGCTCACCTGTGAACCCGCCACCGTCTTACCGATGGCGCAACGCTATTTTCTGTTCTAGGGAGCTGTCAAGAAGGGTTGCACTTGCCAGGGTTAGAGTCGGGAATGCGAGAAGGAATTAGGGTTGCAGGGTTTTCAGCAGGGTGATGATCTGTTCATACTGGGTTCGATTTTTCTGTTGCACATAGAGATTAGCCGCCCGTTTTAAGTCCGCAATGCCACCGGGGCGATCGCCTAACTCTGCTCGGAGCATTCCCCGTGCTCCATAGGCTTCGGCATAGTTGGGATTCACTCGCAGGGCTTGGGTGTAGTCCCCAGCGGCACCCTGATGATCACCATGGTGGGAACGCACTGCCCCGCGATGGTAGTGAGCAACTGCATCTTGAGGATGCAGGCGAATTGCTTGGGTGAAATCTGCGATCGCCCCATTGCGATCCCGCAGCTGCTCCCGTACCTGTCCTCGACCCACATAGGCGCGAACCAAATTTGGATTCAGCCGTAGGGCCTGACTATAGTCCTGTCCGGCTCCCGGATAGTCTCCCAGGGATTGGCGGATATTGCCGCGATGGTAATAGACAGTGGCATGGTTGGGGTTGAGCCGCAGCGCCTGGTTATAGTCGCTAAAGGCTCCACGGTGATCCCCCAAGTGAAACCGCGACACCCCCCGATTGCAGTAAGCCTCGGCATAGTTGGGATTCAATTGCAGGGCCTGATTGTAGTCGGAGATCGCTCCTTGAAGATCCGCCAGAAAATGACGTGTCAGCCCCCGGGTGTTGAAGGTAATCACGGACTTGGGGTTCAACTGCAAGGCACGGCTGTAATCTTCGAGGGCACCCTGGTAGTCTCGCAACTGAGCCCGAGCCAACCCCCGATTGTAGTAAGCTTCGGGCTGAGTTGGGTCAAGCATTAGTGCGTGGGTTGAATCTTCCACGGCCCCCTTGTAGTCTCGCAGTCGGTGGCGAATTAAACTCCGAAAACTGTAGGCATCGGCAAATCCGGGATCGATAAAAATTGCCTGGGTGTAGTCTTCCAGTGCGGCCTGCCAATTCCCCACCTGAGCCTGGGCAAAGCCTCGGTTGCGATAGACCTCTGTATAGCTGGGAGCAATTTGCAATACCCGATCAAAGTCGGCGATCGCCCCCCGATAGTCCTGGCGATAAATTTTTTCCATGCCCTGGTCGTAGATCGGCTGCACGATCTCCTGCAGGGGCAACGTTTCCAAGACTGGGATTACAGGTTGAGGCAGCGGTAGAGGTACCACAGACTTCCAGACCCGAATTGTGGCATCCCAGCTCCCCGATAGGCAGGTCTGTCCATCTCGACTCAAGGCTACGGCAGCGACGACATCGGTATGCCCTGTGAGGGTTTCTAAGATCTGCCGTTCTCTCAAATCCCAGATTTTCACCGTTGTGTCCCAACTGCCACTGGCCAAGAGTTGGCGTTGGGGAGAGCAACTGACCGCTGCAACGGTATCAGTATGCCCAGCCAGGATGGCAAGAGGTTCCCTGGCGGGCAGATCCCACACCCGCACCATCCGATCAGCCCCGGCACTGATGAAACGATGGGGATCGTCGGTAAAAATGACGCTATGCACCCCCTGCTCTGTCCCCGTTAGGGTGCTCAGAAGCTTCCCTGTTTTGGCTGACCAGAGCTTGATGGTGCCGTCGTCACTTCCACTGGCGATGGTTTGACCATCGGGGCTAAAGGCAACGGCCTGGACATCCTGACTATGTCCCGAAAGGGGAAACAGCAGCTCAGAACTTGCCAGACTCCAGAGTTCCAATTCCTCACCCACAAGACCCACGGCTAGTCGCTTAGCATCAGGGCTGAGAGCGGTGGCAATTATCCGACTGGTATAGATCGGCAGGGTATCTAGTAAATCTCCCGTCGTGGGCTGCCACAGCTTCACAGTGCGATCCCAACTACCGCTGATCAGGAGCTGTCCGTCGGCACTAAAGGCAACGGAGGTGACATAATCGGAATGGCCACTGAGGGTGCGGAGCAGTTCCCCACTGTCTCGGTTCCACAGCTTCACGGTGCGATCAAAGCTGCCACTGGCAATCATCTGATCGTCGGGACTGATGGCAACGGCACTTACCTGCTTGAGATGCCCGCTGAGGGTCTGAAGACATTGCCAAGCAGAGTTCTTGGCATCGGTTACCTCCCCAGGGACAGGGGTGTCTAAGAGCCAGAGCTGTTCCAGTTGCTGTGCCAAATCCAAGCCACGCTGAACTAACTCAGTGCGCAACTTAACCAGCGCCCGACTGCCTGACGGAACGATAATGCCATCTTGCTTTGCACCCATGAAGCTACCAATGCCATGCCAGGAAAGCAGGGGGCAAAGTCCTGTCAGTATTCTGACAGTAAATGCTGGCCGGAACAACTCTGCTACAGTCAGGCGCGGTAGATTTTCGGATCTGCCTTGGGTGATCTTCCCCTCCATGCCTCAGTTAGCTGGCGGGTCATCGGCATACTTTTCGGAACTAATTCCGGATTTTACGTCTCTGAGGGTAGTGATCCGGAGCCATTCCGGTTTATTGTGAACCCCATCTGGTCGTTTCAGCGATGTCCCGGTTGCTGCTGTGAATCTGCGCTACTTGATTCCCTTTTTTGACTCTTCAATTCAGGAATGGGCTTTAGAAGCTCGACTCCTACGATGGTTGACCTTCCTATGGTTGCTGGTGGGGGTCGTGATTTTATTCTCAGCCTCCTACGCGATCGCGGATGTTGGCTATGGAGACGGTCTGTACTATGTCAAACGTCAGCTGATCTGGATTGGGATTGGTCTGGTTGGGTTTCAGTTGCTGGTCAACTTTCCTCTGCGCTACATCTTACGGCTGACCCCCGCCGCGATCTTGCTCCTGTTGGGGCTAATTCTCGCCACCTATCTGCCAGGAATTGGTCAAACCGTCAACGGGGCTACCCGTTGGATCTCCTTGGGTCCCTTTCCCCTGCAACCCTCGGAATTAATTAAGCCGTTTCTGGTCTTGCAAGCGGCTTCTCTGTTTGGTCAGTGGTATCGCCTGACTTGGACAACCCGTTTTGCCTGGTTGGGGGTTTTTGGTCTGATTCTCTTGGGGATTTTGCTCCAACCCAACCTCAGTACCACCGCCCTGTGCGGTATTACCCTCTGGTTGATTGCCCTAGCTGGGGGGTTACCCTACTCCTATTTGGCGACCACAGGCATGGGAGGGCTAATGTTGGGCACCCTCAGTATTACCTTCCGGGAGTACCAACGACGACGGGTGATGTCGTTCTTAAATCCTTGGGCAGACCCCGCCCAAGATGGCTATCAATTGATTCAAAGCTTGCTGGCAGTTGGTTCGGGTGGAGCCTGGGGCACGGGCTTTGGCCTCTCACAGCAGAAGCTATTTTACCTGCCGATTCAATACACCGACTTCATTTTTGCGGTGTTTGCCGAAGAGTTTGGCTTTATGGGCTGTCTGTTGTTATTCAGCCTGTTGGCTGTCTACGGCACCCTATCGATCTGGGTGGCCCAAAAAGCAGAGCAGCCCGTGTATCGGCTGGTGGCGATCGGTGCCATGCTGCTGCTGGTGGGGCAGTCCCTCTTAAACATTGGTGTCGCTACTGGAGCCTTACCGACCACGGGGCTCCCCTTCCCTTTTCTTAGCTATGGCGGTAGTTCGATGATTGCCAGCTTACTGGTCGCTGGGCTTTTGATTCGCGTAGCTCGGGAGACCAGTCATGCAGAGATCGTGCCCCTAAATCAGCCTAGACCTCCCAGTCGCCCGCGGCGCTTCTCCCCCCGTACCCCTTCGATCCAACGCCCCTAGGGGTCTGCTGTTAAAACTTTTTGGCCATCAACTAAAAGTTAATACGGTGGGAGGTTTGAGCAGTTGGGGGAGGATACTACACTAGAAGTTTGGTGGTGAGATCATGGCCGCTATGTTGGAAAACTTGCAGACCCAACTCTATCAGCTGGAGCAGTTTGCCAATGGGCTAGTGTCAACACAGTTGACCCATCTTAGCGGCACCAGCATCGGGGTGATTTTTCTGGCGGGATTATTGACCAGTCTTACCCCCTGCATGCTCTCGATGTTGCCGATTACCATTGGCTACATCGGCGGATATGAGGCACAGAGTCGTGTACAAGCAGCCATTCAGTCCACCTGGTTTTCCCTGGGATTAGCTACCACCCTAGCCGGATTGGGGCTACTGGCTGTCCTGATTGGCCAGGTTTACGGTCAGGTGGGAATTGGCTTACCGATTGTCGTCAGCGCGATCGCGATTCTGATGGGGCTGAATTTACTCGAAGCTTTACCATTGCAGTTTCCTGCTTTTGATGGCTTAGGGTTTATTTCTCCTAATCTGCCACGAGGGGTAAGGTCTTACTTCATGGGTCTCACCTTTGGTCTGGTGGCTTCGCCGTGTAGCACACCAGTATTAGCCTCTCTCCTAGGCTGGGTGGCAACTACCCATGACCCGTTCCTGGGAGGGGTGTTGCTCTTAGCTTATACAGGGGGTTATTCAGCGCCCCTGATTTTGGCGGGCACTTTTACCGTGGCCATCAAGCGATTGCTGGAATTACGGCGCTGGTCTGCTTGGATTACCCCTACAAGTGGAGCCCTCTTGGTTGGATTTGGCGTCTTTTCGCTCTTGTTACGGCTCCTACCCCCAGGGGGCATTTAGTTCACTTTAGTGAGATTTCTTGTCATCCCCTGACCATTCTTGTGCCGGAGACATCCCCAGAGTCTTGGTAAACTTGCGTTCACTGATGGGTTGGATGGTCTGCTTGCCCGATTGGGTCTTGGAACGATGTGCGAATCGAGATCGGCACGGCAGTTTCATGGTTAGTCAGCGATGATCGGTTAAGTTTCTTGAAATCTATTGACACTAGCAGGCAAATGATTAACTATGCAGGAACGTAAAATTTGATACATTTACATTCATCAAGTTACTTGTGACGTAGCCACGGATGTCTCTCTGTTTTTTCCTAACTCCTTTTTCTGACTGACAATCAGTCAAGCCTCCAGCTGAACCACTGGTACTCCTGAAGCATAGAACTAAAATTCAGCACTTACGAATACAGATTTATAAATACTATGAGTAACTTACCTCGATCTAGAGATTTTTCCCGACGGGATCTATTGAAAGTCGGCACCGGTATTCTAGGCACGGGGGCATTAACTGCCTGGGTGAGTCGCCAGGAGCAGTCTGTCGCTGCCCCACCTGCGATCGCGAACGATCCATCCCCTGCCAACAATGATTTAACTCCAGAACAAGCCCTCCAAAGATTAATGGAGGGACATCAACGATTTCTGACCGACACCGCCACGATCCACATTGAAGGAGCCTCACAGCTGCGGAATGTCGTCCATGAACAAAACCCCTTTGCTGCAATCCTGGCCTGTTCCGATTCCAGGGTGGCCCCTGAAATCCTGTTTGACCAGGGTTTAGGGAATCTTTTTGTGGTCAGAACAGCTGGAAATATTTCTTCTACAGAAGATATTGCCAGTTTAGAGTTTGCCACCTTAATTTTGGGGGCTAAGGTAATCGTGGTGATGGGCCATACCGGTTGTGGAGCGGTGAAAGCAGCCATCAAAGGAGGTGAGGTTCCTGGATTGATTTCGAGTCTGATTCTGGCAATTCGACCTGCGATTAACCGGGTTAAAGATCAACCAGGAGATCTTTTAGAGAACTCGATTAAAGCCAATGCCATCAATCAAGTTGAACGGCTAAGAATCTCCGGGGTATTATCTAACCTGAAGAAAAATGGACAGTTATTAATTGTTCCCGCGTATTTTGATCTTGAAACGGGGAAGGTTTCCTTACTCAGCTGAATCAAGCAGTTCCTCCCGTTCTGGATCTCTTGTAGGGTTAGAGACGGGCTGAAGAGGGGGAGCCGTTCTTAAAGATAGCCATGCTCCGCTAGAAATTCGGCAGAAATTTCAGTGGTAGCCGCTGGAGAGTGTTTCAGCAAGGGAGCACCGGCATAGAGGAATTTCTCGACATATTTGCCTAAAATATCTGCTTCTAAATTGACAGCGCTTCCGGGCTGGAGCTGCTGGAGGTTGGTGTGGGTATAGGTATGGGGAATTACCGCCACAGTAAACCAGGTGCCTTCGGGATTGCAGTCTGCAACCGTGAGGCTGACCCCATTGATGGCAATGCTACCCTTCGAGACAATGTAGCGGGCGATCGCCCCATCGGGGAGGTGAAAACCCATTTCCCAAGCCTGAGCCGCTACTGTCACGGTTTGTAAGTAACCCATGCCATCGACGTGACCGGTGACAAAATGTCCACCCAGCTTACTGCCCACCCGGAGGGAGATCTCCAGGTTGACCCACCGATCAGCGGATTGCTGACCTAAGGTGGAGCGGCGGAGCGTCTCGGGGGAGGCAACCGCCACAAACCCTTGGGATTGGATCGCTATAACGGTGAGACAGACTCCATCGACCGCTACACTATCCCCGAGGGCCAGATCTTGAAAAATCCGACCATCAGTGCCGTCCCCATAGGTAATCTGGAGTTGATCGGCTCCCAGGGGCTGGAGCCTGCCTAATGCTTGAATGAGTCCTGTAAACACGGTGTTAAGGTTCGTGGGGAAATTCTCACTGTGAAGCTGATAGCTTCCAACAGCAGAAAAGGGCATACTTAGAGTCAGCGAAGTGACGCGCTACGCTTCTGGGGAACTTGCTTCCGTTTTCTCACCCCCTGAGGGTTGGACATGGGGTTCGACAGCAATGGTTCAGCGCTTCTAATTTTATTGTTATTCATCCAAGGCGGTCTCTGCTCTATCTTTTAAGTTTCAGTCCTCAAACTCGCTCCGCTCCAGAATTCTAGAGGCTAAGGCCATGATTGAAATGAAAGTCGCTGGAATTGCCCTTGATGCAGCCACCCGCAGCCCCATCGTTCTGCTCCGGGATGCCCAAGACCGTCGAGCCTTGCCAATTTATATCGGCCAGGATCAGGCAAGAGCCATCATTAATGCCCTGGAGAATCAAACCCCTCCCCGTCCCCTCACCCACGACTTGTTGGTCAACCTGCTGAAAGACTGGGGGATGACAGTGGAACGGGTGATTATTCACTCCCTGCAAGACAACACCTTCTACGCAGTGCTGACCGTCCGCCAGGGCGAGACCAAGAAGGAGTTAGATGCCCGTCCCAGTGACGCGATCGCCATTGCCCTGCGAACTAATAGCCCCATTTGGGTGATGGAGGAAGTCATTGCCGATGCCTCGATTCCGGTGGATCGAGATGCCGATGAAGCGGAGCAGCGAGCCTTTCGGGATTTTATTTCCAACCTCAGACCCGAAGATTTTATCCAACGGGGCAGTCCCCCCGGCAATGGGGAATCTTGAGGGGAGTGGTTAACTGCCATGGAGCCGCAGAACGCCGCGATCGC harbors:
- a CDS encoding DUF928 domain-containing protein; the encoded protein is MKCRSSQAPSYLKSFTTILALTCFTSLSVVETYPAEANPGASLGATHLSVTPSSTNLALRSRRVVFRLPDRGAPGSREGGAARGGCSPVSASVDPSPGKKLTALMPTTNLGYTTVGFPTLFIYVPTTTATTAEFILQDQNYKEIYKTMMPLKGTNGIVSFTLPDTGVLSPLEVGKQYHWYFTVVCDADEPSANVSVEGWIQRIEPSPGLNSNLLKAKPDERPAVYAEAGIWYEALTALADLRRTRPNDPILAADWTDLLNSVKLDKITAEPLISCCALQ
- a CDS encoding CHASE2 domain-containing protein, translated to MTRRETKATIKQDTETQIGKHEPQKAWLLKLLPLLRSGMPMLLTSGIMTLLVVGLRYLGVLQGVELVTFDAFVRLQPEEAPDPRLLVVTITEEDIQRQKKWPISDQALNQALGKLEQAQPLAIGLDLYRDLPVEPGHRELATRFQTSDVIVPVCKVRTKSVQGVAPPPGVPMEAVGFSDIVIDPDNVVRRNLISMTEQRGKCTTTNSLGLQLALSYLVAQGIEPQLTPQNYLQLGSAVFRPLHENDGGYRRIDAQGHQILLRYRSPQQVARMISLTDVLQGQFRPDWVKDKLVLLGVSALSVKDTFLTPYSAGQQEDIFMPGVVLHAQMTSQILSAVLDGRSLFWYWPKWGEGLWILGWALVGGTLAWWVRHPLQLGALTAVALGSLAGGCYVIFLKAGWVPVIPPAIALVGTAGSLVTYAAYKAQISQKQIAEQSQEQDKAIALLQAMLKESREAQSDAVPETTPIADSLNTLLSGRYRIKKVLGAGGFGQTYLAEDTKRPGNPLCVVKHLRPARKDPKFLQVARRLFNTEAEILEQLGQHNRIPQLLAYFEENKEFYLVEEFVQGHSLSNELVPGKQLSEARVIEMLRGILEVLAFIHHHRIIHRDIKPGNIIRRQSDNRLVLIDFGAVKQIRPPEREEEESNTVVIGTPGYAPAEQLSGQPGLSSDVYALGVIGIQGLTGLVPKQFQKDPRTGEILWQHLAKVSPQLSGILDKMVRYYFSDRYQSAAEALQDLERLTRSLPKSS
- a CDS encoding urease accessory protein UreD; translation: MLPRQDTPQLSTENLGTGWQGSLDLRFGRKGNETQLIHAYTQAPLKIQRPFYPEGTDVCHGVLLHTAGGMVGGDRLSMTLQLEPQAHALITTVAANKIYRSNGLAAQQVLQIQVAEGACLEWLPQETIVFSGADFRQQARIELAPQATWIGWEITRLGRTASGEQFTQGTWQNCTEVWQQGRPLWIDPQRLAGGVTAVEGREWIGGMFCSWQHGDGWANGVPSVGCPSSRPLAASRPIPRGNRGDSSANGDAVSISGSFNLGSQDMVCGGVGSATMRSLGTTCLPP
- a CDS encoding urease subunit beta, whose translation is MIPGELMVEAGEIELNAGRPTVQLSVANTGDRPIQVGSHFHFYEVNNALIFDREAARGMRLDIPAGTAVRFEPGDQRDVTLVGLVGSRQVYGFNGKINGFL
- the ureA gene encoding urease subunit gamma; translated protein: MQLTPQEKDKLLIFTAALLAERRKAKGLKLNYPEAIAYITAAILEGAREGQTVAELMTYGTTLLTREDVMVGIPEMIHEVQVEGTFPDGTKLVTVHAPIR
- a CDS encoding tetratricopeptide repeat protein translates to MGAKQDGIIVPSGSRALVKLRTELVQRGLDLAQQLEQLWLLDTPVPGEVTDAKNSAWQCLQTLSGHLKQVSAVAISPDDQMIASGSFDRTVKLWNRDSGELLRTLSGHSDYVTSVAFSADGQLLISGSWDRTVKLWQPTTGDLLDTLPIYTSRIIATALSPDAKRLAVGLVGEELELWSLASSELLFPLSGHSQDVQAVAFSPDGQTIASGSDDGTIKLWSAKTGKLLSTLTGTEQGVHSVIFTDDPHRFISAGADRMVRVWDLPAREPLAILAGHTDTVAAVSCSPQRQLLASGSWDTTVKIWDLRERQILETLTGHTDVVAAVALSRDGQTCLSGSWDATIRVWKSVVPLPLPQPVIPVLETLPLQEIVQPIYDQGMEKIYRQDYRGAIADFDRVLQIAPSYTEVYRNRGFAQAQVGNWQAALEDYTQAIFIDPGFADAYSFRSLIRHRLRDYKGAVEDSTHALMLDPTQPEAYYNRGLARAQLRDYQGALEDYSRALQLNPKSVITFNTRGLTRHFLADLQGAISDYNQALQLNPNYAEAYCNRGVSRFHLGDHRGAFSDYNQALRLNPNHATVYYHRGNIRQSLGDYPGAGQDYSQALRLNPNLVRAYVGRGQVREQLRDRNGAIADFTQAIRLHPQDAVAHYHRGAVRSHHGDHQGAAGDYTQALRVNPNYAEAYGARGMLRAELGDRPGGIADLKRAANLYVQQKNRTQYEQIITLLKTLQP